The following proteins come from a genomic window of Eubalaena glacialis isolate mEubGla1 chromosome X, mEubGla1.1.hap2.+ XY, whole genome shotgun sequence:
- the LOC133082207 gene encoding TATA-box-binding protein-like, which yields MDQNNNLPPYAQGAMTPGIPIFSLMMLYGTGLTPQPIQNTNSLSILEEQQRQQQQQQQQQQAAVAAVQQSTSQQATQGASGQTPQLFHSQSLTTAPLPGTTPLYPSPMTPITPATPASESSGIVPQLQNIVSTVNLGCKLDLKTIALHAGNAEYSPKWFAAVIMRIREPRTTALIFSSGKMVRTGAKSEEQSRLAARKYARVVQKLGVPAKFLDFKIQNMVGSCDVKFPIKLEGFVLTHQQFSSYEPELFPGLIYRMIKPRIVLLIFVSGKVILTGAKVRAEIYEAFENIYPILKGFRKTT from the coding sequence ATGGATCAGAACAACAACCTCCCACCTTATGCCCAGGGTGCCATGACTCCTGGAATCCCTATCTTTAGTCTAATGATGCTTTATGGCACAGGACTGACTCCACAGCCTATTCAGAACACCAACAGTCTGTCTATATTGGAAGAGCAGCAaagacagcagcagcaacagcagcagcagcagcaggcagcAGTGGCAGCCGTTCAGCAGTCGACGTCCCAGCAGGCAACCCAGGGGGCCTCGGGCCAGACACCACAGCTTTTCCACTCACAGAGTCTTACGACCGCACCCTTGCCGGGCACCACTCCCCTGTATCCCTCCCCCATGACCCCCATTACCCCTGCCACGCCAGCCTCAGAGAGCTCTGGGATTGTGCCGCAGCTGCAAAATATTGTATCCACAGTGAATCTTGGTTGTAAACTTGACCTAAAGACCATTGCACTTCATGCAGGGAATGCTGAATATAGTCCCAAGTGGTTTGCTGCTGTAATTATGAGAATAAGAGAGCCCCGGACCACTGCACTGATATTCAGTTCTGGGAAGATGGTGCGCACAGGAGCCAAGAGTGAAGAACAGTCCAGACTAGCAGCAAGAAAATATGCCAGGGTTGTACAGAAGTTGGGTGTTCCAGCTAAGTTCTTGGACTTCAAGATTCAGAACATGGTTGGGAGCTGTGATGTGAAGTTCCCTATAAAGTTAGAAGGCTTTGTGCTTACCCACCAACAGTTCAGTAGTTATGAGCCAGAGTTATTTCCTGGTTTAATCTACAGAATGATCAAACCGAGAATTGTTctccttatttttgtttctggaaAAGTTATATTAACAGGTGCTAAAGTCAGAGCAGAAATTTATGAAGCCTTTGAGAACATCTACCCTATTCTAAAGGGTTTCAGGAAGACAACGTAA